The proteins below come from a single Miscanthus floridulus cultivar M001 chromosome 1, ASM1932011v1, whole genome shotgun sequence genomic window:
- the LOC136460224 gene encoding uncharacterized protein, whose amino-acid sequence MDLANHLKEWDEMATKLKADFKDMKLKLQLDHSDADIRTKQVRQQNERYIIFQRKLLDEGSTIEQNDVAVRMEVALGRLLKQALHDQRAAFAEKMKQERAVLNQSLSKILEEIDANIKKERANVDSMIKQAGEQMDKELENERSKLKSMIQSLIEQEEGRSLIQEEEVHANMNVEVQDGIYIPRKYMHILLDNECGPDVVMRFILHSVKELYSDLKKYYDSREELGQFTIIKPTTSVEFVTMLGALKPFGYRGDVQLYYLNPAPGSQPSTGLVQIDGQEEVNELVLAHEKEGTKICYLYLVKGCNDDLYGDMSDMETDYNEEEEQGYYDEEEQR is encoded by the exons ATGGATCTTGCAAACCACCTCAAGGAGTGGGACGAGATGGCTACCAAACTAAAGGCGGACTTCAAGGATATGAAATTGAAGTTACAGCTTGACCATTCCGACGCTGACATCAGAACAAAACAAGTGCGACAACAAAATGAGCGGTACATAATTTTCCAGCGAAAACTGCTAGACGAAGGGTCAACCATTGAGCAGAATGACGTTGCTGTGAGAATGGAGGTCGCACTGGGTCGCTTGCTGAAGCAAGCGTTACATGATCAACGTGCTGCCTTTGCCGAGAAGATGAAGCAGGAACGCGCCGTCTTAAATCAATCCTTATCAAAGATCCTTGAAGAAATTGATGCCAACATAAAGAAAGAGCGAGCCAACGTTGACTCCATGATTAAGCAGGCAGGGGAACAAATGGATAAGGAGTTGGAAAATGAGCGCTCAAAATTGAAGTCAATGATTCAGTCCTTGATCGAACAAGAGGAGGGCCGGTCCTTGATCCAAGAAGAGGAGGTCCATGCCAACATGAATGTAGAG GTACAAGATGGGATCTACATACCACGGAAATACATGCATATATTATTGGACAACGAGTGTGGCCCG GATGTTGTAATGCGATTTATCCTTCACTCAGTGAAGGAACTTTATTCGGATCTGAAGAAGTACTACGATAGTCGAGAAGAATTAGGCCAGTTTACAATTATAAAACCAACCACTTCTGTTGAGTTTGTCACGATGTTGGGGGCTTTGAAACCTTTTGGATACAGAGGAGACGTACAGTTGTACTACCTCAATCCTGCTCCTGGGAGTCAGCCATCAACTGGGTTAGTACAGATTGACGGACAAGAAGAGGTAAATGAATTGGTGCTTGCTCATGAAAAAGAGGGGACTAAAATTTGTTATCTGTACCTAGTAAAAGGATGCAACGATGATTTGTACGGC GACATGTCGGACATGGAAACAGACTAcaatgaggaagaagaacaagGCTACTATGATGAAGAAGAACAACGTTGA